The genomic stretch GTCGACCCGGCGCGGCCGGGCTGGCAGGAGGAGCTCCCCAGCGATGTCGGGCAGGCGTTCGCCGAGTATCTGGACCGCTTCGGCTCGCAGCAGGCGAAAGTCACCCACCTGCTGCTTCCCTTGGCCTACGCCCAGGGAAGCGGGCTGCCCTGGTCCACCCTGTGGTCACCACTGGTAAGGGCCCTTACCGGCACCGACTGCCCGCACGCGGACCTTGCCTGGCTGCATCAGAACGCGTGGGAATACATCATCGAGACCGAGGCTCCCGGAGGGTCGAGGTACCGGCTCTACCACGAGACCATGGCGGAGTACCTGCGCACGCCCGGTGGCGAGTCAGCCGCCCACCAGATCGTCGCCGACACCCTGCTGACGCAGGTCCAGCCCGATCCCCTCAACGGCAGGCGCGCCTGGTCGGCCGCCCATCCCTACATCCGGGAACACCTCGCCGACCACGCGGCAGCAGGCGGGACACTGGAGCGGCTCCTCCACGACAACGGCTATCTGGTGCACGCCGGTTCGGCATCCCTCATGCGGGCCCTGCGCACGGCTCCCCCGGGCTTGGCGCGCACCCGCGGCTCGGTCTACCGCGCCTCCGCCGACATCCACGCCGGCGCGCCGCCGGAGGAGCGCCAGGACATCCTCGCCATCGACGCCGCCCGGTTCAACCAGCCCAGGCACGTCATCGACGAACTGTCCGAGGGGCGGCCCTGGCGGCCCCTGTGGGCGACGGGCAGCCTCGTCCACACCGCCCTGCGCACCACCCTCCAGGGCAGGACCGGCCACGCCGCACAGATCGCCTGCGTCACGATGGACGGACGCCCGCACGCAGTCACCACCGACAGCGAACCTCGCAACCCGACGCGTTCCTCCCGCCTCTTTGCCGACGGTGTGCTGCGAGTGTGGGACCTCACCACCGGTGATCAGGTCGCCTCTCTCACCGGCCACACAGGGCGCATCAGCGCGGTCGCGTGCTACACCTTCGACGGGCACGCCCACGCGGTCACGATCAGCCCGGCCGACCTCCTGGGCAACGGGGCCGGCGACGGCACGGTCAGAGTGTGGGATCTCAACGAGGGCACCGGACGCGTGATCGCTTCCGGCGACCTCGGTCATGGCAGCCTCGGGCACATGTCCACCATGGCCTACACCATGATCGACGGACAACCGCACGCCGTCACCGGAAACCAGACCGGCGAAGCAGCGGTGCGCGTATGGAACCTGCTGGACGGCGGACTGCGCGGCCCGCTCACCGGCCACGTGGACGCGGTGTCCTCCATCGGCTGCATCGACATCGAAGAGCGCCCGCACGCCGTCGTGGGCTGCCTGAACGGGGCTGCGTGGGTGTACGACCTGACCGACCGCACAATCCGGACGGTTCTCACCGGTCACACCCAGCAGGTGACCGCCGTCGCATGCGTCAGCATCGCCGGCGTCCCCCACGCCATCACCACCAGCGCCGACAAGACCGTGCGGCGGTGGAACCTTGACGAGGGCGGCGCCGGCACCGTCCTCACCGGCCAGACCCACGCCGCATCCGCCCTGGCCTGCACGCACATCGCCAAGGTTCCGCACGCGGTCACAGGAGGGGACGACAGCCTCCTGCGTGTCTGGAACCTGAACAGCGGCACCCAGCGGGCAACCCTCACCGGCCACACGTCGTCCGTGTGGGCGGTCGCCTGCATCAGCGTCGACGGCCGCGCGCACGCCGTCACCGGCAGTGGCGAACCCTCGGCGCGGGTGTGGGATCTGACCGAGGACACCCAGGCCCGCACAGTGCGAAGAGGCCACACCCGTCAGGTATCCGGTGCGGCCTGGACGACGGTCGACGGCCGCCCGCACTGGGTCACCGTCGGCCGGGACGACGTCGTACGGGTGTGGGACGCGGCGAGCGGGACCCAGCGCGTGGCCCTCACCGGCCATACCGCCGGCAGTTGGGGCCATCCCCCCAGCCTGGACTGCACGGTGATCGACGGTGTCCCGCACGCAGTCACCGGCGGCGCCGACTACACCGTGCGCGTGTGGGACCTCAGCCGAAAGAAAGAACGGTCCGTGCGGACCGGTCATTGGAACCAGGTCAACACCGTGGTCTGCACCAGCATCGACGGCCGCCCCCACGCGGTCAGTGGAAGCGCGGACTGGACCGTACGCGTCTGGGACCTGACAGACGACTCCCGCCCCGAGCAGATCTTCGAGTTCGGACGCCCCTCCCGCCACGAATACGACCCCGGCCGCGACGCCACCGCGGTCATCTGCGCCGACCTCGACGCACGTCCGCACGCCGTCCTCGCCTGGGGCGGCGACCACAATGCGGTGCACATCCGGGACCTCACCGACGGCTCGCCACGCGGGGTCCTGTCGTGCGACATGAGCGGAGTGGTCGCCCTGGCCACAACCCGCATCGCGGGACGAACCCACGCCGTCGCATGCGGAGAGGGCGTCGAGGTGTGGGACCTGACGCAACGCACCCGGCGCGCCGTCCTGACCGGACACACCGGCTGGGTCAGCGCCGTGGCCTGCGCCTGCATCGAGGGCCGGCCCCATGCCTTCACAACCGGCGCCGACCGCACCATACGCGTGTGGGACCTGGAAACGAACGAGTTGGTCTCCACCATCGCCCTGCCCCTGCCCGGACACGCCATCAGCGCAACACCCTCCGACATCCTCGTCGGCATGGACGACGACATCGCCGTATTCACCCGACACAACGAAGTGACGCTCTAACCCCCAGCCAACAGCACACACAGCACGCTCCCGATCCCCCAAGCCATGCCGCCCGGCGCCATAACCGGGCAGCACAAGCACACGTCACACACCCCGGGAGAGCCCCAGTCCCGCACACCAACCTTGGGCCTGATCCGCTTTGGCGGACATCCGAGATCAGGGGTTCTGCCCCGGGAGGATGTCCATCATGGAGAGCATGGGGAAGAAGAAGCCTCGGCCTCGCCGTTCGTTCACGCCGGAGTTCAAGGCCGAGATCGTCGAGCTGTGCCGACGCGGTGACCGCTCAGTCGGTCAGATCGCCAAGGACTTCGACCTGACAGAGACCGCGGTGCGGCTGTGGGTCAGCCAGGCCGAGGTCGACGCAGGCGAACGCGATGGCCTTACCAGCAGTGAACGCGAGGAACTGGCCGCGTTGCGGCGGGAGAACCGCCGGCTGCGCGAAGACGTCGACATCCTCAAGCGGGCCACGGCTTTCTTCGCGAAGGAGACCCGGTGACGGTGCACCCGTTCATCGAGGCGGAGAAGCGAGACGGTCACAGCGTCAAGCGCGCGTGTGAACTGCTGCAGGTCTCCCGAACCGCCTTCTATGCCCGCCGCAGCGGCACGCCCGGTCCGCGGGCGGTCCGGGACGCCGTACTGACCGGCCAGATCACCAAGGTCCACGCCAGGTCCCGAGGCACCTACGGCGCTCCACGCATCCACGCCGTCCTGAAACGCGAGGGTGCTGTCTGCGGACGCCGTCGCATCGCCAGACTGATGCGGGCGGCGGGCCTGGAGGGCCGCCACCGCAGACGACGGCACCTGACCACCATCCCCGACCCCCGCGCCGCCAACCGGCCCGATCTCATCCTGCGGCAGTTCGATCCCGACCCAGCAGGCGTCGACACCCGTTGGTGCGGCGACATCACCTACGTCCCCACCGGGGAGGGCTGGCTCTATCTGGCCACCGTCATCGACATCGCCTCCCGCCGGGTAATCGGCTGGGCAACGGCCGATCACCTGCGCACCGATCTGGTCGCTGACGCCCTCATGGCGGCCTGCCGACAGCGTCGTCCCACCCGGCCGGTGATCTTTCACTCGGATCGTGGCTGTCAGTACACCAGTCACCAATTCGCCTGCGTGGCAACGGAGTTCGGCGTCCGCCTGTCGGTCGGCCGGACCGGGCAGTGCTGGGACAACGCGCTCGCTGAGTCGTTCTTCGCCACGATCAAACGGGAGGTCCTCGACACGAGCACCTGGCCCAGCCGGGCCGCCGCCCGCACCGCGATCTTCGACTTCATCGAGGGCTGGTACAACTTGCACCGACTGCACAGCAGTCTCGGCTACCGAAGTCCCGTCGAATACGAGACCGCACTCGCGGCCTGACCACCACACCGATGGTGTCCGTCAAAGCGGAACAAGCTCACCTGGGGTGCCATCCTGCACAGCCCCGGCCGGGACGATCCTGCGAATGGCCCTGGCCGAGGGAGAGATGACGCCCGCTGCCCTCGCCCGCGGGGAGGGCCCAGGCCGCAGCACGCCGCGGTCCCTGCCTGATCCACGAGAAGGCCGCAGGGGCGGCCGAACCCGGTCCCATGCTCTGGCCCCCCATCACAACTCCTGCCATTATTTGCATTAT from Streptomyces davaonensis JCM 4913 encodes the following:
- a CDS encoding caspase family protein, which encodes MKQENAAECAEQSYLITIGVNTPQGQRRNELRYPVRDAERVRELLTPRGYTPVLSSLWQSPTATEVRNRIKGWAASAGLGPKSVVVVYFAGHGFKGELHHELVCADEEGAESTLRTDDLCGPLLESRLGHLLVMLDTCYAGAGTAQLAEVSSRLASKRNRPSGVWLMASARGKEQAKERAFVDGLTNALTDTRMRLPQFLDVDEVTRRIQRYLGEHSPAQHVSVYTVDSDGHAPFFPNLPADGLDAAAVVRLYSRDRFHFEPRGRGIEHLGEQGDHFVGRTATLTELARWLAGPHDGRARVVTGAPGSGKSAVLGRLLLLSDEDYAARTDARPETLPPRGLTLVPLHARRATLERLVTDLAAVLGSPGLNRGELLEILGRRTTALVVVVDALDEAGTAGDSAEGARIARELLQPLSTLAGIRLIVGARRPLVPALGHATTVYDLDEHGSHFAADDVVAYARSLLLDSHEANSLSPYRDNPALADTVARGIAVRAGTCFLVARMTARALVQGQRTVDPARPGWQEELPSDVGQAFAEYLDRFGSQQAKVTHLLLPLAYAQGSGLPWSTLWSPLVRALTGTDCPHADLAWLHQNAWEYIIETEAPGGSRYRLYHETMAEYLRTPGGESAAHQIVADTLLTQVQPDPLNGRRAWSAAHPYIREHLADHAAAGGTLERLLHDNGYLVHAGSASLMRALRTAPPGLARTRGSVYRASADIHAGAPPEERQDILAIDAARFNQPRHVIDELSEGRPWRPLWATGSLVHTALRTTLQGRTGHAAQIACVTMDGRPHAVTTDSEPRNPTRSSRLFADGVLRVWDLTTGDQVASLTGHTGRISAVACYTFDGHAHAVTISPADLLGNGAGDGTVRVWDLNEGTGRVIASGDLGHGSLGHMSTMAYTMIDGQPHAVTGNQTGEAAVRVWNLLDGGLRGPLTGHVDAVSSIGCIDIEERPHAVVGCLNGAAWVYDLTDRTIRTVLTGHTQQVTAVACVSIAGVPHAITTSADKTVRRWNLDEGGAGTVLTGQTHAASALACTHIAKVPHAVTGGDDSLLRVWNLNSGTQRATLTGHTSSVWAVACISVDGRAHAVTGSGEPSARVWDLTEDTQARTVRRGHTRQVSGAAWTTVDGRPHWVTVGRDDVVRVWDAASGTQRVALTGHTAGSWGHPPSLDCTVIDGVPHAVTGGADYTVRVWDLSRKKERSVRTGHWNQVNTVVCTSIDGRPHAVSGSADWTVRVWDLTDDSRPEQIFEFGRPSRHEYDPGRDATAVICADLDARPHAVLAWGGDHNAVHIRDLTDGSPRGVLSCDMSGVVALATTRIAGRTHAVACGEGVEVWDLTQRTRRAVLTGHTGWVSAVACACIEGRPHAFTTGADRTIRVWDLETNELVSTIALPLPGHAISATPSDILVGMDDDIAVFTRHNEVTL
- a CDS encoding transposase, which codes for MESMGKKKPRPRRSFTPEFKAEIVELCRRGDRSVGQIAKDFDLTETAVRLWVSQAEVDAGERDGLTSSEREELAALRRENRRLREDVDILKRATAFFAKETR
- a CDS encoding IS3 family transposase; the protein is MTVHPFIEAEKRDGHSVKRACELLQVSRTAFYARRSGTPGPRAVRDAVLTGQITKVHARSRGTYGAPRIHAVLKREGAVCGRRRIARLMRAAGLEGRHRRRRHLTTIPDPRAANRPDLILRQFDPDPAGVDTRWCGDITYVPTGEGWLYLATVIDIASRRVIGWATADHLRTDLVADALMAACRQRRPTRPVIFHSDRGCQYTSHQFACVATEFGVRLSVGRTGQCWDNALAESFFATIKREVLDTSTWPSRAAARTAIFDFIEGWYNLHRLHSSLGYRSPVEYETALAA